The Pygocentrus nattereri isolate fPygNat1 chromosome 17, fPygNat1.pri, whole genome shotgun sequence genome window below encodes:
- the LOC108440323 gene encoding mucin-2-like → MTDMSRLLESVDGTYNGSAWIGLYDDPKNSWRWSLEDPQFYKEGEKDFRNWVTALSEVSKREPVCVIFEHGIWHIYPCETLLSFVCFDASLVSPRQYHFVNEAKSWAEAQSFCRRTYTDLATVDNMRDMNRLLGSVNGTYSGSAWIGLYDDPKNSWRWSMEAPQFYKEGEKDFRRWFDYPLNEHGNDFCALMLFNTQPTYEEKWVDRSCMEERQFICYKGNKNTAGTYVPIADSKTWMDAQSYCREHYVDLASVRSQEENLQIFTEIRRSFEIQFLDGVWGVWIGLYRTRMWSDNSNSAFTYWRKGEPDNGKNTMYANLDQHCTAVSLNDYGQWRDENCLTTLPFICYSLNSTNQTSLALKSTAQSSMVVNSTNQPPLAVNSTAQPFTAVNSTSQPYTTVNSTMQPFTAVYSTAQPSTTMNSTSQPSMALNSTTQSSTAVNSTSQPPTTANSKNQPSTAVNSTTQPSTAVNSTTQLSTPVNSTTQPFTAVNSTAQPSVTMNSISQPSMALNSTIQPFTAVNSTTQPPTAVNSTTQPFTAVNSTAQPSTTMNSTCQPSMALNSTIQPFTAVNSTSQASTAVNSTTQAPTPVNSTTQPPTTVTSTTKPSRAVNSTTQPSTAVNSTTQAPTPVNSTSQPSTPVNSTTQPPTAVNSTTQPPTTVNSTTKPSTAVDSTTQPPTTVNSTTQAPTPVNSITQPPTTVNSTTKPFTAVNSTAQPSTTMNPTSQPSIALNSTIQPSTAVSSTTQPSTAVNSTTEAPTPVNSTTQPSTPVNSTTQPPTAVNSTTQPPTTVNSTTKPFTAVNSTAQPSTRMISTSQPSIALNSTIQPFTAVSSTTQPSTAVNSTTEAPTPVNSTTQPSTPVNSTTQPPTTVNSTTKPSTAVNSTTQHPTTVNSTTQAPTTVNSTTQPPTAVNSTTQPPTAVNSTTQPSTAVNSTTQPPTAVNSTNKPSTAVNSTTQPPTAVNSTTQPPTAVNSTTKPSTAVNSTTQPPTTVNSTTQAPTTVNSTTQPSTAVNSTTQPHTTVNSTTQPPTTVNSTTQPHTTVNSTTQPPTTVNSTTQHPTALNSTTQLPTTVNSTTQPSTSVNSTTQPPTTVNSTTQPHTTVNSTTQPSTAVNSTTQPHTTVNSTTQPSTAVNSTTQPSTAVNSTTQPSTSVNSTINPPTTVNSTTQSPTTVNSTTQPSTTVNSTTQPPTTVNSTTQPPTTVNSTTQPPTTQ, encoded by the exons CTTCGCTTGTCTCCCCTCGTCAGTATCACTTTGTGAACGAGGCTAAGAGCTGGGCCGAGGCCCAAAGCTTCTGCAGACGCACCTACACTGACCTGGCCACTGTCGACAACATGAGGGACATGAACAGGTTGCTGGGGTCCGTCAATGGCACTTATAGCGGCTCTGCCTGGATCGGACTGTACGATGACCCAAAGAACAGCTGGAGATGGTCTATGGAAGCCCCTCAGTTCTACAAGGAAGGGGAAAAAGACTTCAGGAGATGGTTCGATTATCCTCTGAATGAACATGGAAACGATTTTTGTGCGCTGATGTTGTTCAACACTCAACCaacatatgaggaaaaatgGGTTGACAGATCTTGCATGGAAGAACGTCAATTCATTTGCTATAAGGGTAA CAAAAATACAGCCGGGACCTACGTTCCAATAGCCGATTCTAAAACCTGGATGGATGCTCAGAGTTACTGCAGGGAACATTATGTTGACCTGGCCAGTGTAAGAAGCCAAGAGGAGAATCTGCAGATTTTCACGGAAATACGCAGAAGCTTTGAAATCCAATTTTTGGACGGAGTTTGGGGAGTTTGGATTGGACTGTACAGGACCAGAATGTGGTCagacaacagcaactcagcattcacttaCTGGAGAAAAGGAGAGCCTGATAATGGAAAAAATACTATGTATGCGAACCTGGATCAGCACTGCACCGCAGTGTCCTTAAATGACTATGGACAGTGGAGAGATGAGAACTGTTTGACCACTCTCCCTTTCATCTGCTACAGCT TGAATTCCACAAATCAAACCTCCTTGGCATTGAAGTCCACAGCTCAGTCCTCCATGGTAGTTAATTCCACAAATCAACCACCCCTGGCAGTAAATTCCACAGCTCAACCCTTCACAGCAGTGAATTCCACAAGTCAACCCTACACGACAGTGAATTCGACAATGCAACCTTTCACAGCAGTATATTCCACAGCTCAACCATCCACGACAATGAATTCCACCAGCCAACCCTCCATGGCATTAAATTCTACAACTCAATCCTCCACAGCAGTGAATTCCACATCTCAACCCCCCACAACAGCGAATTCAAAAAATCAACCCTCCACAGCAGTGAATTCCACAACTCAACCCTCCACAGCCGTGAATTCAACAACTCAACTCTCCACACCAGTGAATTCAACAACTCAACCCTTCACAGCAGTAAATTCCACAGCTCAACCCTCCGTGACAATGAATTCCATCAGCCAACCCTCCATGGCATTGAATTCTACAATTCAACCCTTTACAGCAGTGAATTCCACCACTCAACCCCCTACAGCAGTGAATTCAACAACTCAACCCTTCACAGCAGTAAATTCCACAGCTCAACCCTCCACGACAATGAATTCCACCTGCCAACCCTCCATGGCATTGAATTCTACTATTCAACCCTTTACAGCAGTGAATTCAACAAGTCAAGCCTCCACAGCAGTGAATTCCACAACTCAAGCCCCCACACCAGTGAATTCAACAACTCAACCCCCCACAACAGTGACTTCCACAACTAAACCCTCCAGAGCAGTGAATTCAACCACTCAACCCTCCACAGCAGTGAATTCCACAACTCAAGCCCCCACACCAGTGAATTCAACATCTCAACCCTCCACACCAGTGAATTCAACAACTCAACCCCCCACAGCAGTGAATTCAACAACTCAACCCCCCACAACAGTGAATTCCACAACTAAACCCTCTACAGCAGTGGATTCAACAACTCAACCCCCCACAACAGTAAATTCCACCACTCAAGCCCCCACACCAGTGAATTCAATAACTCAACCCCCCACAACAGTGAATTCCACAACTAAACCCTTCACAGCAGTAAATTCCACAGCTCAACCCTCCACGACAATGAATCCCACCAGCCAACCCTCCATCGCATTGAATTCTACAATTCAACCCTCCACAGCAGTGAGTTCCACCACTCAACCCTCCACAGCAGTGAATTCAACAACTGAAGCCCCCACACCAGTGAATTCAACAACTCAACCCTCCACACCAGTGAATTCAACAACTCAACCACCCACAGCAGTGAATTCAACAACTCAACCCCCCACAACAGTGAATTCAACAACTAAACCCTTCACAGCAGTAAATTCCACAGCTCAACCCTCCACGAGAATGATTTCCACCAGCCAACCCTCCATCGCATTGAATTCTACAATTCAACCCTTTACAGCAGTGAGTTCCACCACTCAACCCTCCACAGCAGTGAATTCAACAACTGAAGCCCCCACACCAGTGAATTCAACAACTCAACCCTCCACACCAGTGAATTCAACAACTCAACCCCCCACAACAGTGAATTCCACAACTAAACCCTCCACAGCAGTGAATTCAACAACTCAACACCCCACAACAGTGAATTCCACCACTCAAGCCCCCACAACTGTGAATTCAACAACTCAACCCCCCACCGCAGTGAATTCAACAACTCAACCCCCCACAGCAGTGAATTCAACAACTCAACCCTCCACAGCAGTGAATTCAACAACTCAACCCCCCACAGCAGTGAATTCCACAAATAAACCCTCCACAGCAGTGAATTCAACAACTCAACCCCCCACCGCAGTGAATTCAACAACTCAACCCCCCACAGCAGTGAATTCCACAACTAAACCCTCCACAGCGGTGAATTCAACAACTCAACCCCCCACAACAGTGAATTCCACCACTCAAGCCCCCACAACTGTGAATTCAACAACTCAACCCTCCACAGCAGTGAATTCAACAACTCAACCACACACAACAGTGAATTCAACAACTCAACCACCCACAACAGTGAATTCAACAACTCAACCACACACAACAGTGAATTCCACCACTCAACCCCCCACAACAGTGAATTCAACAACTCAACACCCCACAGCATTGAATTCAACAACTCAACTCCCCACAACAGTGAATTCAACAACTCAACCCTCCACATCAGTGAATTCAACAACTCAACCACCCACAACAGTGAATTCAACAACTCAACCACACACAACAGTGAATTCAACAACTCAACCCTCCACAGCAGTGAATTCAACAACTCAACCACACACAACAGTGAATTCAACAACTCAACCCTCCACAGCAGTGAATTCCACAACTCAACCCTCCACAGCAGTGAATTCAACAACTCAACCCTCCACATCAGTGAATTCAACAATTAACCCCCCCACAACAGTGAATTCAACAACTCAATCCCCCACAACAGTGAATTCCACAACTCAACCCTCCACAACAGTGAATTCAACAACTCAACCCCCCACAACAGTGAATTCAACAACTCAACCCCCCACAACAGTGAATTCAACAACTCAGCCCCCCACAACA CAGTGA